One window of the Benincasa hispida cultivar B227 chromosome 3, ASM972705v1, whole genome shotgun sequence genome contains the following:
- the LOC120073010 gene encoding cellulose synthase A catalytic subunit 3 [UDP-forming]-like isoform X1, translated as MEVDTNSGKPSKQIGCGQVCQICSDSVGTTADGEPFVACDVCAFPVCRPCYEYERKDGNQSCPQCKTKYKWHKGSPPVKGEVVEDGDGNGVAGAQERHHKMPERTLSWDTNYDKEGSFNHIPLLTTGRSVSGELSAASPERLSMASPESGSRANYRIMDQSRDSGSARFGNVAWKERIDSWKVKQDKSVPPMSVSHAPSEGRGGADFDASTDVMIDDSLLNDEARQPLSRKVSIPSSRINPYRMVIVLRLIILCIFLHYRITNPVPNAFALWLISVICEIWFAISWILDQFPKWLPVNRETYLDRLALRYDREGEPSQLAAVDIFVSTVDPLKEPPLVTANTVLSILSVDYPVDKVSCYVSDDGAAMLTFEALSETSEFARKWVPFCKKYNIEPRAPEWYFAQKIDYLKDKVQPSFVKERRAMKREYEEFKIRINGLVAKAQKVPDEGWVMQDGTPWPGNNTRDHPGMIQVFLGHSGGLDTDGNELPRLVYVSREKRPGFQHHKKAGAMNALVRVSAVLTNGPFLLNLDCDHYINNSKALREAMCFMMDPNLGKSVCYVQFPQRFDGIDRNDRYANRNTVFFDINLRGLDGIQGPVYVGTGCVFNRTALYGYEPPLKPKHKKPGVFSSCFGKSKKKSSKSKRKDSDKKQTSKNVDPTVPIFNLEDIEEGVEGAGFDDEKSLLMSQMSLEKRFGQSAVFVASTLMENGGVPQSATPESLLKEAIHVISCGYEDKTDWGSEIGWIYGSVTEDILTGFKMHARGWRSIYCIPDRPAFKGSAPINLSDRLNQVLRWALGSVEILFSRHCPMWYGYGGRLKWLERFAYVNTTIYPITSIPLLAYCTLPAICLLTGKFIIPQISNLASIWFISLFLSIFATGILEMRWSGVGIDEWWRNEQFWVIGGVSAHLFAVFQGLLKVLAGIDTNFTVTSKASDEDGDFAELYMFKWTTLLIPPTTLLIINIVGVVAGISYAINSGYQSWGPLFGKLFFAFWVIIHLYPFLKGLMGRQNRTPTIVVVWSILLASIFSLLWVRIDPFTTRVTGPDVEQCGINC; from the exons GAAGTCCTCCAGTTAAGGGAGAGGTAGTGGAAGATGGTGATGGTAATGGAGTGGCAGGGGCTCAAGAAAGGCATCATAAGATGCCAGAGCGCACGCTTAGCTGGGATACTAATTATGATAAGGAGGGATCTTTTAATCACATTCCTTTGCTCACCACTGGACGATCT GTTTCTGGAGAACTGTCGGCTGCATCTCCTGAGCGGCTCTCCATGGCATCTCCTGAAAGCGGGAGCCGGG CTAACTATAGAATCATGGATCAATCGAGAGACTCGGGTTCGGCTCGATTTGGCAATGTGGCCTGGAAAGAGAGAATAGATAGTTGGAAGGTGAAGCAAGACAAGAGTGTGCCGCCAATGAGTGTCAGTCATGCACCTTCTGAAGGGAGGGGTGGTGCTGATTTTGATGCCAGCACCGATGTCATGATCGATGATTCTTTGCT AAATGACGAAGCTCGCCAGCCTTTATCGAGGAAGGTTTCTATTCCATCCTCTAGGATTAATCCTTATAGGATGGTCATCGTTCTACGGCTTATTATTCTTTGCATCTTCTTACACTATCGGATTACAAATCCAGTTCCGAATGCCTTTGCTCTGTGGTTAATATCAGTGATTTGTGAGATTTGGTTTGCTATATCTTGGATTTTGGATCAGTTCCCCAAATGGCTCCCGGTCAATCGTGAGACATATCTTGATAGGCTTGCTCTAAG ATACGATCGTGAAGGAGAGCCATCTCAGTTGGCTGCTGTCGACATATTTGTCAGTACTGTCGACCCTCTGAAAGAACCTCCCCTTGTCACAGCCAATACGGTCCTATCAATTCTCTCTGTGGACTATCCAGTCGATAAAGTTTCTTGCTACGTATCAGATGATGGAGCTGCTATGTTAACATTTGAAGCCTTGTCCGAAACATCAGAATTTGCAAGAAAATGGGTTCCTTTCTGCAAGAAGTACAACATTGAGCCCCGAGCACCGGAGTGGTATTTTGCTCAGAAAATTGATTACTTAAAGGACAAGGTTCAACCATCATTTGTGAAGGAACGGAGAGCAATGAAG AGAGAATACGAGGAGTTTAAAATTCGTATCAATGGGCTTGTTGCTAAGGCACAAAAAGTCCCAGATGAAGGGTGGGTCATGCAAGATGGCACGCCATGGCCTGGAAATAACACGAGAGATCATCCAGGAATGATACAG GTCTTCTTGGGGCACAGTGGAGGACTTGATACTGATGGTAACGAGCTTCCACGTTTAGTTTATGTTTCTCGTGAGAAGCGTCCTGGTTTCCAACATCACAAAAAGGCTGGTGCTATGAATGCACTT GTTCGTGTATCTGCTGTTCTTACCAACGGTCCCTTCTTGTTAAATCTTGATTGTGATCACTACATAAACAACAGTAAAGCGTTGCGGGAAGCTATGTGTTTTATGATGGATCCCAATCTTGGTAAATCAGTTTGCTATGTTCAGTTTCCTCAGAGGTTTGATGGAATTGATAGAAATGATCGATATGCCAACCGAAACACTGTTTTCTTTGAT ATCAATCTTCGAGGTTTGGATGGTATACAAGGTCCGGTTTATGTGGGGACGGGATGTGTCTTCAATCGAACTGCATTGTACGGCTATGAACCCCCTCTCAAGCCCAAGCATAAAAAACCAGGGGTATTCTCCAGTTGCTTTGGGAAATCGAAAAAGAAAAGTTCTAAATCGAAAAGAAAGGATTCTGATAAGAAGCAAACTAGTAAAAATGTTGATCCCACCGTGCCAATATTCAACCTCGAAGATATTGAGGAAGGAGTTGAAG GTGCTGGGTTTGATGACGAGAAATCGCTTCTAATGTCACAAATGAGCCTGGAGAAGAGGTTTGGTCAATCAGCTGTATTTGTTGCTTCCACACTAATGGAAAATGGTGGCGTGCCGCAGTCTGCCACTCCAGAGTCTCTCCTTAAAGAAGCAATTCATGTCATCAGTTGTGGATACGAGGATAAAACAGACTGGGGAAGTGAA ATTGGATGGATCTATGGTTCCGTCACAGAAGATATTTTGACAGGGTTCAAGATGCATGCCCGTGGTTGGAGATCAATCTATTGCATCCCGGACCGTCCTGCATTTAAAGGATCTGCTCCCATTAATCTTTCCGATCGTCTTAACCAAGTGCTTCGGTGGGCGTTAGGTTCGGTTGAAATTCTTTTCAGTCGGCATTGTCCTATGTGGTACGGTTATGGTGGACGGTTGAAATGGCTCGAGAGATTTGCTTATGTTAACACCACCATTTATCCAATAACATCCATTCCTCTTCTTGCCTATTGTACCTTACCTGCAATATGTCTGCTCACCGGAAAGTTCATTATTCCTCAG ATCAGCAATCTTGCTAGCATCTGGttcatttctctctttctttccaTCTTTGCTACTGGTATTCTGGAAATGAGATGGAGTGGTGTCGGAATCGATGAATGGTGGAGAAACGAGCAGTTCTGGGTTATTGGAGGTGTTTCGGCCCATCTTTTTGCTGTCTTCCAAGGTCTTCTTAAAGTTCTTGCTGGAATTGATACTAATTTCACGGTTACTTCAAAAGCATCCgatgaagatggagattttGCTGAGCTCTACATGTTCAAGTGGACCACTCTTCTCATTCCCCCAACTACTCTCCTAATTATCAACATCGTTGGAGTTGTTGCTGGAATTTCTTATGCCATCAACAGTGGTTATCAATCTTGGGGACCCCTTTTCGGCAAACTGTTCTTCGCTTTCTGGGTGATTATTCATCTGTATCCCTTCCTTAAGGGTCTGATGGGTCGCCAAAACCGAACTCCCACGATCGTGGTTGTATGGTCTATCCTCCTTGCTTCAATCTTCTCCCTTTTATGGGTTCGAATCGATCCCTTCACAACTCGGGTAACTGGTCCTGATGTCGAACAGTGTGGAATCAACTGCTAA
- the LOC120073010 gene encoding cellulose synthase A catalytic subunit 3 [UDP-forming]-like isoform X2 gives MEKPSKQIGCGQVCQICSDSVGTTADGEPFVACDVCAFPVCRPCYEYERKDGNQSCPQCKTKYKWHKGSPPVKGEVVEDGDGNGVAGAQERHHKMPERTLSWDTNYDKEGSFNHIPLLTTGRSVSGELSAASPERLSMASPESGSRANYRIMDQSRDSGSARFGNVAWKERIDSWKVKQDKSVPPMSVSHAPSEGRGGADFDASTDVMIDDSLLNDEARQPLSRKVSIPSSRINPYRMVIVLRLIILCIFLHYRITNPVPNAFALWLISVICEIWFAISWILDQFPKWLPVNRETYLDRLALRYDREGEPSQLAAVDIFVSTVDPLKEPPLVTANTVLSILSVDYPVDKVSCYVSDDGAAMLTFEALSETSEFARKWVPFCKKYNIEPRAPEWYFAQKIDYLKDKVQPSFVKERRAMKREYEEFKIRINGLVAKAQKVPDEGWVMQDGTPWPGNNTRDHPGMIQVFLGHSGGLDTDGNELPRLVYVSREKRPGFQHHKKAGAMNALVRVSAVLTNGPFLLNLDCDHYINNSKALREAMCFMMDPNLGKSVCYVQFPQRFDGIDRNDRYANRNTVFFDINLRGLDGIQGPVYVGTGCVFNRTALYGYEPPLKPKHKKPGVFSSCFGKSKKKSSKSKRKDSDKKQTSKNVDPTVPIFNLEDIEEGVEGAGFDDEKSLLMSQMSLEKRFGQSAVFVASTLMENGGVPQSATPESLLKEAIHVISCGYEDKTDWGSEIGWIYGSVTEDILTGFKMHARGWRSIYCIPDRPAFKGSAPINLSDRLNQVLRWALGSVEILFSRHCPMWYGYGGRLKWLERFAYVNTTIYPITSIPLLAYCTLPAICLLTGKFIIPQISNLASIWFISLFLSIFATGILEMRWSGVGIDEWWRNEQFWVIGGVSAHLFAVFQGLLKVLAGIDTNFTVTSKASDEDGDFAELYMFKWTTLLIPPTTLLIINIVGVVAGISYAINSGYQSWGPLFGKLFFAFWVIIHLYPFLKGLMGRQNRTPTIVVVWSILLASIFSLLWVRIDPFTTRVTGPDVEQCGINC, from the exons GAAGTCCTCCAGTTAAGGGAGAGGTAGTGGAAGATGGTGATGGTAATGGAGTGGCAGGGGCTCAAGAAAGGCATCATAAGATGCCAGAGCGCACGCTTAGCTGGGATACTAATTATGATAAGGAGGGATCTTTTAATCACATTCCTTTGCTCACCACTGGACGATCT GTTTCTGGAGAACTGTCGGCTGCATCTCCTGAGCGGCTCTCCATGGCATCTCCTGAAAGCGGGAGCCGGG CTAACTATAGAATCATGGATCAATCGAGAGACTCGGGTTCGGCTCGATTTGGCAATGTGGCCTGGAAAGAGAGAATAGATAGTTGGAAGGTGAAGCAAGACAAGAGTGTGCCGCCAATGAGTGTCAGTCATGCACCTTCTGAAGGGAGGGGTGGTGCTGATTTTGATGCCAGCACCGATGTCATGATCGATGATTCTTTGCT AAATGACGAAGCTCGCCAGCCTTTATCGAGGAAGGTTTCTATTCCATCCTCTAGGATTAATCCTTATAGGATGGTCATCGTTCTACGGCTTATTATTCTTTGCATCTTCTTACACTATCGGATTACAAATCCAGTTCCGAATGCCTTTGCTCTGTGGTTAATATCAGTGATTTGTGAGATTTGGTTTGCTATATCTTGGATTTTGGATCAGTTCCCCAAATGGCTCCCGGTCAATCGTGAGACATATCTTGATAGGCTTGCTCTAAG ATACGATCGTGAAGGAGAGCCATCTCAGTTGGCTGCTGTCGACATATTTGTCAGTACTGTCGACCCTCTGAAAGAACCTCCCCTTGTCACAGCCAATACGGTCCTATCAATTCTCTCTGTGGACTATCCAGTCGATAAAGTTTCTTGCTACGTATCAGATGATGGAGCTGCTATGTTAACATTTGAAGCCTTGTCCGAAACATCAGAATTTGCAAGAAAATGGGTTCCTTTCTGCAAGAAGTACAACATTGAGCCCCGAGCACCGGAGTGGTATTTTGCTCAGAAAATTGATTACTTAAAGGACAAGGTTCAACCATCATTTGTGAAGGAACGGAGAGCAATGAAG AGAGAATACGAGGAGTTTAAAATTCGTATCAATGGGCTTGTTGCTAAGGCACAAAAAGTCCCAGATGAAGGGTGGGTCATGCAAGATGGCACGCCATGGCCTGGAAATAACACGAGAGATCATCCAGGAATGATACAG GTCTTCTTGGGGCACAGTGGAGGACTTGATACTGATGGTAACGAGCTTCCACGTTTAGTTTATGTTTCTCGTGAGAAGCGTCCTGGTTTCCAACATCACAAAAAGGCTGGTGCTATGAATGCACTT GTTCGTGTATCTGCTGTTCTTACCAACGGTCCCTTCTTGTTAAATCTTGATTGTGATCACTACATAAACAACAGTAAAGCGTTGCGGGAAGCTATGTGTTTTATGATGGATCCCAATCTTGGTAAATCAGTTTGCTATGTTCAGTTTCCTCAGAGGTTTGATGGAATTGATAGAAATGATCGATATGCCAACCGAAACACTGTTTTCTTTGAT ATCAATCTTCGAGGTTTGGATGGTATACAAGGTCCGGTTTATGTGGGGACGGGATGTGTCTTCAATCGAACTGCATTGTACGGCTATGAACCCCCTCTCAAGCCCAAGCATAAAAAACCAGGGGTATTCTCCAGTTGCTTTGGGAAATCGAAAAAGAAAAGTTCTAAATCGAAAAGAAAGGATTCTGATAAGAAGCAAACTAGTAAAAATGTTGATCCCACCGTGCCAATATTCAACCTCGAAGATATTGAGGAAGGAGTTGAAG GTGCTGGGTTTGATGACGAGAAATCGCTTCTAATGTCACAAATGAGCCTGGAGAAGAGGTTTGGTCAATCAGCTGTATTTGTTGCTTCCACACTAATGGAAAATGGTGGCGTGCCGCAGTCTGCCACTCCAGAGTCTCTCCTTAAAGAAGCAATTCATGTCATCAGTTGTGGATACGAGGATAAAACAGACTGGGGAAGTGAA ATTGGATGGATCTATGGTTCCGTCACAGAAGATATTTTGACAGGGTTCAAGATGCATGCCCGTGGTTGGAGATCAATCTATTGCATCCCGGACCGTCCTGCATTTAAAGGATCTGCTCCCATTAATCTTTCCGATCGTCTTAACCAAGTGCTTCGGTGGGCGTTAGGTTCGGTTGAAATTCTTTTCAGTCGGCATTGTCCTATGTGGTACGGTTATGGTGGACGGTTGAAATGGCTCGAGAGATTTGCTTATGTTAACACCACCATTTATCCAATAACATCCATTCCTCTTCTTGCCTATTGTACCTTACCTGCAATATGTCTGCTCACCGGAAAGTTCATTATTCCTCAG ATCAGCAATCTTGCTAGCATCTGGttcatttctctctttctttccaTCTTTGCTACTGGTATTCTGGAAATGAGATGGAGTGGTGTCGGAATCGATGAATGGTGGAGAAACGAGCAGTTCTGGGTTATTGGAGGTGTTTCGGCCCATCTTTTTGCTGTCTTCCAAGGTCTTCTTAAAGTTCTTGCTGGAATTGATACTAATTTCACGGTTACTTCAAAAGCATCCgatgaagatggagattttGCTGAGCTCTACATGTTCAAGTGGACCACTCTTCTCATTCCCCCAACTACTCTCCTAATTATCAACATCGTTGGAGTTGTTGCTGGAATTTCTTATGCCATCAACAGTGGTTATCAATCTTGGGGACCCCTTTTCGGCAAACTGTTCTTCGCTTTCTGGGTGATTATTCATCTGTATCCCTTCCTTAAGGGTCTGATGGGTCGCCAAAACCGAACTCCCACGATCGTGGTTGTATGGTCTATCCTCCTTGCTTCAATCTTCTCCCTTTTATGGGTTCGAATCGATCCCTTCACAACTCGGGTAACTGGTCCTGATGTCGAACAGTGTGGAATCAACTGCTAA